CCAGCACAAGGGCGGCGGCCAGCGGCAGCAGCCGCGAGAGCAGGGGCTTGGTCACGGGGAACTCCATCAGTGTTTCAGGGGCGCGGCGGGCAGGGCGCGCAGGTCGGCGCCGGCGCCGCCCGTGCTGCCCGTGCCGGTGGCAAAGGCTTCGTGCGTGCCGTGCTGGCGCAGCGGGCGGTTGCCCGCGAGGCGGCGCAGCAGCACGTAGAACACGGGCGTGAGGAACAGGCCGAAGGCGGTCACGCCGATCATGCCGGCGAACACGGCCACGCCCATGGCCGAGCGCATCTCGGCGCCCGCGCCGGTGGCCAGCACCAGCGGCAGCACACCCATCACGAAGGCCAGCGAGGTCATGAGGATGGGGCGCAGCCGCAGGCGGCTGGCCTCGATCGCGGCCTGCACCGGCGAGCGGCCCGCGAACTCGAGTTCGCGCGCGAACTCCACGATCAGGATCGCGTTCTTGGCCGACAGCCCCACGAGCACGATGAGCCCGATCTGGGTGAACACGTTGTTGTCGCCGCCGTCGAGCCACACGCCGGTCATGGCCGCGAGCAGGCCCATGGGCACGATGAGGATGATGGACAGCGGCAGCGTGAGGCTCTCGTACTGCGCCGCGAGCACCAGGAACACCAGCAGCACCGCGAGCGGGAACACCCACAGCGCCGAGTTGCCGGCCAGGATCTCCTGGTAGGTGAGCTCGGTCCATTCGTAGCCGATGCCCTGCGGCAGCGTTTCGGCGGCGATGCGCTCGATGGCCGCCTGGGCCTGGCCCGAGGAATAACCGGGCGCGGGGCCGCCGTTGATGTCGGCCGAGAGGTAGCCGTTGTAGCGCATGGCGCGCTCGGGGCCGTAGGCCGAATCCACCTTGAGCAGCGCCGACAGCGGGATCATCTCGCCGCTGGTCGAGCGCACCTTGAGCAGGCCGATGTCTTCGGCGCGTGCGCGGTGCGGCGCGTCGGCCTGGGCGCGCACGCTGTAGGTGCGGCCGAAGCGGTTGAAGTCGTTCACGTAGAGGCTGCCGAGGTAGATCTGCAGGGTGTCGAAGATCTCGGTCACGGGCACGCCGAGCTGGCGCGCCTTGGTGCGGTCGATGTCGGCATAGAGCTGCGGCACGTTGACCTGCCAGCTCGTGAACATGCCCGCGAGCTCGGGCGTCTGGTAGGCCTTGGCCATGAAGGCCTTGACCGCCGCGTCCATGGCTTCGTAGCCCAGCGAGGCCTTGTCTTCGAGCTGCAGCTTGAAGCCGCCGGTGGTGCCCAGGCCGGCCACGGGCGGCGGCGGGAACATCACCACGAAGGCGTCCTGGATCTCGCCATAGGCCTGGTTGAGCTGGCCCGCCACCGCGGCGCCGCTCTGGTCGGCGCGGCGGCGCTCGGCGAAGGGCTTGAGCGTGGCGAACACGATGCCGGCGTTGGAGCTGTTGGTGAAGCCGTTGATGGACAGGCCCGGGAAGGCGATGGCGTCTTCCACGTTGGGGTTGCGCCGCGTGATCTCGCCCATGCGGCGGATGACCTCGTCGGTGCGGTCGAGCGTGGCGCCGTCGGGCAGCTGCGCGAAACCGATCAGGTACTGCTTGTCTTGCGCGGGCACGAAGCCGCCGGGCACGGCCTTGAACAGGCCCACGGTGAGCGCGGCGAGCACCAGGTACAGGCCCATCATCAGCGCCTTGCGCGAGATCGCGCGGCGCACGCCGCCGCTGTAGGCCTGGGCGCTGCGGTCGAAGAAGCGGTTGAAGGCGCGGAAGAAGCGGCCGAACACGCGGTCCATGCCGCGCGTGAGCGCGTCCTTGGGCGCGTCGTGGCCGCGCAGCAGCAGCGCCGACAGCGCGGGCGACAGCGTGAGCGAGTTGACCGCCGAGATCACGGTGGAGATCGCGATGGTCACCGCGAACTGCTTGTAGAACTGGCCCGTGAGACCGCTGATGAAGGCCAGCGGCACGAACACCGCCACCAGCACCAGCGCGATCGCGATGATCGGGCCCGAGACCTCGCGCATGGCGCGGTAGGTGGCCTCGCGCGGGCTCAGGCCGGCCTCGATGTTGCGCTCCACGTTCTCCACCACCACGATCGCGTCGTCGACCACGATGCCGATGGCCAGCACCAGCCCGAACAGCGACAGCGCGTTGATGGAAAAGCCCAGCAGGTGCAGCACCGCGAAGGTGCCCACCACCGACACCGGCACCGCGAGCAGCGGAATGATGGACGCGCGCCAGGTCTGCAGGAACACGATCACCACGATCACCACCAGCGCGATGGCTTCGAGCAGGGTCGTGATGACCGAGTCGATCGAGGCGCGCACGAACTGCGTGGGGTCGTAGGCGATGCGG
This is a stretch of genomic DNA from Hydrogenophaga crocea. It encodes these proteins:
- a CDS encoding efflux RND transporter permease subunit produces the protein MNLSKFFIDRPIFAGVLSLLILIAGLVALRGLPVSEYPEVVPPSVVVRAQYPGANPKVIAETVATPLEEAINGVEGMLYMGSQATTDGVMTLTVTFALGTDPDKAQQLVQNRVSQAEPRLPEEVRRLGVTTVKSSPDITMVVHLVSPNDRYDINYLRNYAVLNVKDRLARIAGVGQVQVFGGGDYAMRVWLDPQKVAQRGLSASDVVAAIRGQNVQAAAGVVGASPGLPGVDVQLSVNAQGRLQTEEEFGDIIVKTGSDGAVTRLRDVARLEMGAADYALRSLLNNEPAVGMGVFQAPGSNALEISAQVRATMAELQKNMPEGVEYRIAYDPTQFVRASIDSVITTLLEAIALVVIVVIVFLQTWRASIIPLLAVPVSVVGTFAVLHLLGFSINALSLFGLVLAIGIVVDDAIVVVENVERNIEAGLSPREATYRAMREVSGPIIAIALVLVAVFVPLAFISGLTGQFYKQFAVTIAISTVISAVNSLTLSPALSALLLRGHDAPKDALTRGMDRVFGRFFRAFNRFFDRSAQAYSGGVRRAISRKALMMGLYLVLAALTVGLFKAVPGGFVPAQDKQYLIGFAQLPDGATLDRTDEVIRRMGEITRRNPNVEDAIAFPGLSINGFTNSSNAGIVFATLKPFAERRRADQSGAAVAGQLNQAYGEIQDAFVVMFPPPPVAGLGTTGGFKLQLEDKASLGYEAMDAAVKAFMAKAYQTPELAGMFTSWQVNVPQLYADIDRTKARQLGVPVTEIFDTLQIYLGSLYVNDFNRFGRTYSVRAQADAPHRARAEDIGLLKVRSTSGEMIPLSALLKVDSAYGPERAMRYNGYLSADINGGPAPGYSSGQAQAAIERIAAETLPQGIGYEWTELTYQEILAGNSALWVFPLAVLLVFLVLAAQYESLTLPLSIILIVPMGLLAAMTGVWLDGGDNNVFTQIGLIVLVGLSAKNAILIVEFARELEFAGRSPVQAAIEASRLRLRPILMTSLAFVMGVLPLVLATGAGAEMRSAMGVAVFAGMIGVTAFGLFLTPVFYVLLRRLAGNRPLRQHGTHEAFATGTGSTGGAGADLRALPAAPLKH